The region ATGTTAAAATAAATATAAAATATGTAATTTAGTTTGCGTTAATCACATAGATTATAACCGTTTAATACTTTTTGTATATTATGAAAAAACTTTTATTTGTCGCATTTTCTTTAACTATTATGCTTTCGTGTAAAGAACCCGTTAAACAGTATACTACATCTTCTCCAGAAATAGAAACAATTAAAACGTTACATAAATATTTTGAAGATAATAATTATGATGCCTTAACTGAACTTTATGCTGAAGATGCAAAGATTTATGAAAATTCTTTCGAATCTAAGTCTGCTTCGGATGTTATAAAAGAAGGGAAAGAAGGACGCGAATTAATTGCGGATTACACCTTTGAAGGTGGTGTAAAATGTGAAATGATAATAAATGATGCTGGAGAAAAATGGGTTAATAGTTGGGCCCATTGGAAAGGAACCTTAAAAGGAGGTGAAAAAGTTATAGAAGTACCTATTATTTCTCGATTTTTATTTGAAGATGGTAAAATTGTAAAAGAATACAGCTATTGGGATAATTTACCTAGCTACATCGCTTTCGATGAGATGGCTTCTAAAAAATTAGAAAATTTGGAAGAAACCTTAGAAGAAGATAAATAATAATATACCAACCAAATATTATATATAAACAACCAACCAAAATGAAACAAAGCCCTTTTTTATACTATAAAAAAGGGCTTGTTTATATAAGTAAATCTATAAGCCGAATCCTGTACTTTTTCTAAAAGAAAAAGCCCTTATCATTTATCTGAATGTATTATTACTAATACACTTTAGCTGCCTACCCTCCAGCATCGGACGTGCCGCCCTCAAACATTGGTATACATGGCATTGCACCACATAGAGTTTACCCGGTTTCACTACAGCATTACCTGTACATACTTTCTGTTGCACTTTTCCTAATCTCACGACTGGTGGCCATTAACCACTATGTTGCACTATGGTGTTCGGACTTTCCTCCATTCTTAATAGAATAGCGATAAGGCGATTTACTTGAGCGCAAAAATACAATAATTACTAAGTAATACTATTAAAGTTACTTTTATTAAATTTCTAAAATTGTTAATAACTCATAGTATTTTTAATCGCCATCTCTTTAAAATATACCCTTAATTTTTAACTTTGTTGTTCTAAGAATTTCTATGGAACATTTTATTGTATCGGCTCGTAAATATAGACCTCAAACATTTAAAGATGTAGTTGGGCAACAAGCTATTACCAATACATTATTAAACGCCATAGAACATAATCATTTGGCGCAAGCACTTTTATTTACAGGGCCTCGAGGTGTTGGAAAAACCAGTTGTGCACGTATTCTAGCCAAAATGATTAACAGTAAAAAGGGAGAACATACAGATGAAGATTTTGCTTTTAATGTGTTTGAACTCGATGCCGCTTCGAATAATTCAGTAGATGATATTAGAAATCTTACAGATCAAGTAAGAATTCCTCCACAAATTGGTCAATATAAAGTATATATTATTGACGAGGTACATATGCTCTCTCAAGCCGCTTTTAATGCATTTTTAAAAACTTTAGAAGAGCCTCCAAAACATTGTATTTTTATTTTAGCAACTACAGAAAAACAT is a window of Formosa sediminum DNA encoding:
- a CDS encoding nuclear transport factor 2 family protein encodes the protein MKKLLFVAFSLTIMLSCKEPVKQYTTSSPEIETIKTLHKYFEDNNYDALTELYAEDAKIYENSFESKSASDVIKEGKEGRELIADYTFEGGVKCEMIINDAGEKWVNSWAHWKGTLKGGEKVIEVPIISRFLFEDGKIVKEYSYWDNLPSYIAFDEMASKKLENLEETLEEDK